The Salvelinus fontinalis isolate EN_2023a chromosome 24, ASM2944872v1, whole genome shotgun sequence genome has a segment encoding these proteins:
- the LOC129822276 gene encoding CMP-N-acetylneuraminate-beta-galactosamide-alpha-2,3-sialyltransferase 4-like isoform X2, whose translation MKKTKVQRAWCFRLIAVVLFFVSYYCSHVFLQSYGGISKSPPTPRKSLCGGWLTQKKWESLNFNISRQTQLFFKLDDFFWRHNQSTLALPYGIKGSELLLLKVLAIIANYKMPASIDSLDCRTCAVIGNGFSIKNSSLGGIINEYDVVIRLNDAPVRGYEDDVGNKTTMRLFYPESASYNPSMHNDPATLMVLVPFKQQDLSWLKEILYDEKRVRKGFWKPPPQIWLGSTSRIRVLDPHFLHGTASSLLQIPLHPKRKQKPVHPTTGVLAVFVALNYCDVVHIAGFGYPASKNQKHPIHYYGYDTMKSMKDSYHDLTHEAEALKKLEDSGAIMYLHPHS comes from the exons atgaagaagaccaaagtgcagcgtg CATGGTGCTTTAGACTGATCGCTGTTGTTCTGTTCTTCGTCTCCTACTACTGCTCCCATGTCTTCCTCCAGAG CTATGGAGGCATCAGCAAGTCTCCTCCAACTCCGCGCAAGTCACTGTGCGGTGGCTGGCTAACGCAGAAGAAGTGGGAGAGCCTCAATTTTAA CATTAGCAGACAAACACAGCTCTTCTTCAAATTGGATGATTTCTTCTGGCGACATAATCAGTCCACTCTTGCATTACCCTACGGTATTAAAGGCAGTG aGTTGCTGCTGCTGAAGGTTTTAGCCATTATTGCCAATTACAAAATGCCAGCCAGCATTGATAG TCTAGACTGCAGAACGTGTGCAGTCATAGGAAATGGGTTTTCCATTAAAAACAGCTCCTTGGGCGGCATCATCAATGAGTACGACGTGGTGATCCG GCTAAATGACGCCCCCGTCAGAGGTTATGAGGACGACGTGGGGAACAAGACCACTATGCGTCTCTTCTACCCTGAGTCGGCCTCCTACAACCCCAGCATGCACAATGACCCTGCCACCCTCATGGTCCTAGTGCCTTTCAAACAGCAGGACCTCAGCTGGCTCAAGGAGATCCTGTATGACGAGAAGAGG gtgAGGAAGGGTTTCTGGAAGCCCCCTCCACAGATCTGGCTAGGCAGTACCAGTCGCATCCGGGTGCTGGACCCTCACTTCCTGCATGGGACGGCCAGCAGTCTGCTACAAATCCCCCTTCACCCAAAGAGAAAACAG AAACCAGTACACCCCACCACAGGGGTCCTAGCCGTGTTTGTGGCACTCAACTACTGTGACGTGGTGCACATAGCTGGGTTTGGATATCCAGCATCCAAAAACCAGAAGCATCCTATACACTACTACGGATATGACACTATGAAATCCATGAAG GATTCCTACCATGACCTTACCCACGAAGCAGAAGCCTTAAAAAAACTAGAGGATTCAGGGGCTATCATGTACTTACACCCTCACTCCTGA
- the LOC129822276 gene encoding CMP-N-acetylneuraminate-beta-galactosamide-alpha-2,3-sialyltransferase 4-like isoform X1, translating to MPMLFCLCFGLPHLLTTLLGGTQSLNTSTLLKDMEKGKAWCFRLIAVVLFFVSYYCSHVFLQSYGGISKSPPTPRKSLCGGWLTQKKWESLNFNISRQTQLFFKLDDFFWRHNQSTLALPYGIKGSELLLLKVLAIIANYKMPASIDSLDCRTCAVIGNGFSIKNSSLGGIINEYDVVIRLNDAPVRGYEDDVGNKTTMRLFYPESASYNPSMHNDPATLMVLVPFKQQDLSWLKEILYDEKRVRKGFWKPPPQIWLGSTSRIRVLDPHFLHGTASSLLQIPLHPKRKQKPVHPTTGVLAVFVALNYCDVVHIAGFGYPASKNQKHPIHYYGYDTMKSMKDSYHDLTHEAEALKKLEDSGAIMYLHPHS from the exons GGAGGAACCCAGAGTCTCAACACATCCACACTTTTAAAGGACATGGAGAAAGGCAAAG CATGGTGCTTTAGACTGATCGCTGTTGTTCTGTTCTTCGTCTCCTACTACTGCTCCCATGTCTTCCTCCAGAG CTATGGAGGCATCAGCAAGTCTCCTCCAACTCCGCGCAAGTCACTGTGCGGTGGCTGGCTAACGCAGAAGAAGTGGGAGAGCCTCAATTTTAA CATTAGCAGACAAACACAGCTCTTCTTCAAATTGGATGATTTCTTCTGGCGACATAATCAGTCCACTCTTGCATTACCCTACGGTATTAAAGGCAGTG aGTTGCTGCTGCTGAAGGTTTTAGCCATTATTGCCAATTACAAAATGCCAGCCAGCATTGATAG TCTAGACTGCAGAACGTGTGCAGTCATAGGAAATGGGTTTTCCATTAAAAACAGCTCCTTGGGCGGCATCATCAATGAGTACGACGTGGTGATCCG GCTAAATGACGCCCCCGTCAGAGGTTATGAGGACGACGTGGGGAACAAGACCACTATGCGTCTCTTCTACCCTGAGTCGGCCTCCTACAACCCCAGCATGCACAATGACCCTGCCACCCTCATGGTCCTAGTGCCTTTCAAACAGCAGGACCTCAGCTGGCTCAAGGAGATCCTGTATGACGAGAAGAGG gtgAGGAAGGGTTTCTGGAAGCCCCCTCCACAGATCTGGCTAGGCAGTACCAGTCGCATCCGGGTGCTGGACCCTCACTTCCTGCATGGGACGGCCAGCAGTCTGCTACAAATCCCCCTTCACCCAAAGAGAAAACAG AAACCAGTACACCCCACCACAGGGGTCCTAGCCGTGTTTGTGGCACTCAACTACTGTGACGTGGTGCACATAGCTGGGTTTGGATATCCAGCATCCAAAAACCAGAAGCATCCTATACACTACTACGGATATGACACTATGAAATCCATGAAG GATTCCTACCATGACCTTACCCACGAAGCAGAAGCCTTAAAAAAACTAGAGGATTCAGGGGCTATCATGTACTTACACCCTCACTCCTGA